The region AACTCGAAACCCATCTAAACAATCAAAACTTACTTGATAGTTTTGTGAAATTTGCCAAAAAGAAAGGAATAAATGCAGACCCAGAAGATTTGAAAGTATCTGGCAAAATGTTAAAGACCCAGATAACAGGGCTCGTAGCTCGCAATATTTTGGGAGACGAAGGATTTTATCCAATTATACACGAAGTAGATACAACATTAAAGAGGGCATTAGAAGAACTGCAAAATTAATTGTAGATACGTAAATACCGTCCATCAAAATTTGTATTATATGATTTAAGCGGAAATTCGCTTGGTCCCTGGGTTACCATTCCATTTTCAATATAAAACCTGCTTTGACAGGTATCGCATTGCAGATATAATTCATTTTCAGGATCAACACTTACGCGCGTGCCATATTCAGCTTCATATGGACAGGTGCGTTCCAATGCAGAAAAATCGCTGAAGTTTTTTCGGTATAATAATATTCCACTTACGCCACCAGTAATATATTTATAGCTCCCTGGCACTAAATCATTAAATTCTGCACTATTTATATCTATTGTGATATTTACATTTGTCTCAGGTACCGGGTTTTGATCATCTTTACATTGTAATAAAATGAGTAAAGCAACGCCAAATAATAAAAATTGAACTAATTTTGTGTTTTTCATCTTTGTTATTCAGTATAAAATAAAAGATAAGAACAGTTTTGATATACAACAAAAATAACTTAATATTACATACAAAACGAATACTTTGGATCATTAGTATTTTTTTTTTGCGGGTTGCGCAACCACAGATGTGAAATATTCTATTGACCAGGGAAAAGTTGGGAAAAGTGGTACCGTAGGAATAAAATACCGATTAGAACAATTCAAAAAAAAACGAGAAAGCAGAAAAGAAGAACGGGTTTATCAAAGGTCATTGCGCAAAAATGAAAGAGCCATAAAGCGTTTTAATCGTAAGTTTCAGGATAAACGCACAAAAAAAATGATGAAGCGTAGTGCACGCAAATCAAAAAGAGTTAATAAAGGTAAGAATCAATATAATGTTTTTGAACGCATATTAAATAGTACTGCTGAATATGGAAGAATTCTTGGAGACTATAATTACGGTTTTGATTGGATTAGGCGCACTTTTGATCAGTGCTTTTCGAAAAAGAAAAAGCCCTAAAGAGACAAATGCTGCAGATAACCAGGAGATCAATGATTTTTTTTCTGAAGAAGAAGACCAATATTTTACAGATAAAGATATGGCTGCACCCAATGCAGAAAAAAATGGGTTGAATATATCAGGTCTTGAAAATATAAAAGAAAGTACAGCTATGCCAGAAGAATTCTCTGCAAATGATCCTCCGGAAAAGGAAAAACAAAGGCCGGAAAAATTATTGTATAATTCTCCGGAAAAACACAGCAAATCCAAAGCTGTTTTAAAACAGTCCAGAAAGCAAGGTTTTAATGCGAGAAAGGCAATTATTTATGCCACAATTATTAATCGAAAATATTCTTAAGAAAATGTTAGAGGCATGTTAATTTTTCTTAAGCAATTTTTGGATTAATGGGTATTAAATATTTATATTTACCCTTTCATAATTAGGAAAGTTCTAAATAAAAATATGTGATTATGTTAAGAAAGATACTCTATGTAGTTCTTGCTCTGATTTCTGCGAGCGCTCTTTATGCCCAGTCCGGGTCGATTAAGGGTACTGTAACCGATGCAGAGAAAAATGAGCCGGTTCCCTTTGCCAATGTGGTGGTTGAAAGAAACGGGAACCAAATTACGGGTACCATTACTGACGTAAACGGGAATTATACTTTGAAACCAGTTCCGGCTGGGCGTTTTACGGTATTGGTTTCCTCAGTTGGTTACCAGAAAAAACAGATCAATGGTGTATTGGTTAATGCCGATAAAATACGCTTTCTCGATATTGAGATGGCTTCAACATCGGTAAAACTAGACGAAATTGAAGTTGTCGAATATAAGGTACCCTTGATTGATAAGGATAATACCCAAACTGGTGGAACTGTAACTTCAGAAGACATTGAAAAAATGTCGGGGCGTTCTGCCGAATCAGTTGCAGCAACTGTTGGAGGTGTTTACCAGGAAGATGGTGAAGTAAAATCAGTTCGAGGTGCTCGTGAAGAAGCCACAACCTATTACATTGACGGTATTAAAGTCCGCGGGTCAAAAGGTCTTCCAAAATCAGCTATTGAAGAGGTTTCCGTTGTAACAGGTGGTTTAGCCGCCAAATATGGTGATGCTACAGGAGGTATCATTAGTATTACAACAAAGGGGCCATCACGCCAGTTTTTTGGTAGCGCTGAATTAATGACCTCTGTTGACGGTTATTTTGATAACCTCGCTGCTGTTAGTCTTTCCGGACCATTATTTTCCGTTAAAACAACAGACCCTAATGATCCTACAAAGGTTATTAAAAATACAATAGCAGGATATTTTCTCTCTGCTGAAGCTACATATACCAAAGACAGCAGACCTTTTGCAACAGACATATGGAAAGTTAAAGATGAAGTGATTGATGATTTGGTTCAAAATCCTATTGTACCAGATCCATATTCACCATCTACAATATTATCTGCACAATATCTTGACAAAGGCGATTTTGAAAAGATTGATGCCAAAGAGAATGCAGACAACTGGGGCGGTAACTTTTCGGGTAAAATTGATATTAAACCATTTGATGGTGCTAATATTACCCTTGGAGGAAACCTTACCTATAATGAAAGTAATGCCTTTGTTAGGTCTTATCAATTTATGAATTCAGATCAAAACCCACAAACTCATGACCTGACCTGGAGGGCATTTGGTCGCTATACACAGCGGTTTAAAAGCACAGAAGCTTCTGAAGACCAAAAGGCATCATTAATAAAGAATGCTTATTTTACAGCACAAGTCGACTGGACGCAACAAACAGGAGGCTTAGAACATGCTGAATATGGTGATGACCTTTTTAAGTATGGTTATTATGGTGAGTACCAAATCCGCTCCATTAACTCTTATCAGTATGGTCACGATACAGCTTCTAATTATACTGGTTATATACATGATGGTTTCATCGAAACACTCGATACCGTTTTATCAACTCCTATTAATGAAGCAGCGGGCCGATATAATGAGCTCTATTACGAAAACTATAACTCTGCTAATAATATTATTCCAGGTTATCCAACCACTACAGATCTTCTTTTAGGTGGAGGTTATCTCAATGGAGATGGTTTCTCTGGTATTCAATTACCTGAACTTGGTTCAATTGCTGTACCCGGAGCAGTTTATAATGACTATTATAAATATGACCAAAGGCAGCTTAGGGCAACAATTTCAGGTGCTGCAGATATTGGAAACCATGAGATTAGCGTTGGTGGTGAATTTGAAATGAGGTTCGACAGGCAATATCGTGTTTCACCAACAGGACTATGGTCGCTTGCTCGCGGTTATATGAATGACCATATTTCAGAGCTGGACCTGAATAATCCTGAACCCGGCTATGTTACAGATGCAAATGGCAACATAATTTATGATCCATATGGAAACCCGGTTTTTAATGATACTGTGAACTATCCGCGCTTATTATCAACTGATAACCAGTATCTGTTCGACCTGAAATTCAGACAGGCAAACAGTCTTGAAGACACAGAATGGGTTAACATTGATGGATATGATCCTGAAGATATGGATATCGCCTATTTTAGTGCCGATGAGTTATATAATAATGGTAATAGCCTCGTTTCTTATTATGGATATAATCATAAGGGAGAACAAATTGATCCCGATGTATCATTTAATGATTTCTTTACAGACTATTATATTGACGAGGTTGGCAACAGAAGATACAAAAGAGAAATTCCTGTATATCAACCAATTTATGCAGCTGCATATATTCAGGATAAATTTGCCTTTAAAGACTTAGTATTTAATGTAGGTCTAAGACTCGATTATTATGATCTAAACCAGAAAGTGTTAGAGGATAAATTTACATTTTTCGAAGCCTATCAGGTTGGAGATGCAGGTGTAGATCAGGATATTGCATCTGCTATTCCGGGTAATATTCCAGATGGAGCTACGATTTATGTGCAGGACTATGATGCTGAAGCAGGCAACATGAAATTAAATGGATTTAGAGATGGAGAAACATGGTATACCGCAACTGGAGAAATTACTAACTCCCCAGGTGTCATAGAAGGTGGAAAAGGTATTCAACCTTATCTTAAAAATCCTGCAGGTGATACCGTTGGAAGCCCCGGTTACCTGAACTCTTTTACAGATTATAACCCACAGTTTGTTCCAATGCCAAGGGTTTCGTTTTCATTTCCAATTTCCGATGAGGCATTATTTTTTGCACATTATGACATTTTGACCAAAAGACCAAGTGATGGTTATGCACGGTTGAGTTACATTAACTACCTCACAATTTTTTCTCAAAGTGGTTCAGTATTAAGTAATCCTGACCTGCGACCAGAGAAAACCATCGATTATGAGTTAGGTTTCCAACAAAAATTAGGAAAAACCAGCTCGTTAAAAATTTCAGCCTTTTATCGTGAGATGAGGGATATGATCCAGGTGAGAGCAGTTGAGGGTGCTTTCCCGGTTGATTATTTAACTTATGACAACCTTGACTTTGGTACAGTAAAAGGTTTTACTACAACATTTGATTTAAGAAGAACCAATAATGTATCGCTGAGAGCATCATATACTTTACAGTTTGCCAAAGGTACAGGTAGCGATCCAACAACCGCCCTGGCTCTGGTACAGGCAGGTCAACCTAACCTTCGTACCATAAAACCTTTGGATTTTGACCAAACGCACGCTTTCGTTTTCACATTAGATTATAGATTCTCTGATGGAGATAACTATAATGGACCTAAGCTATTCGGTCAGGATATTTTGGCCAATGCTGGTGTTAATATTGTACTTAACACAGGTTCTGGAACACCCTATAGTTTAAGAAATGTTGCAAGCGGAACACTTATCGGACGTATTAACGGTTCAAGAATGCCATGGATGACCACCATGAATATGCGTGTTGATAAGGACTTTAGAATAAAATTGAATAAAGGAGAAGAGGATAATAATAAGCATATCAACATCAATGTTTATGCTGATATCAGTAATGTTTTAAATACTATGAATGTTACAGGAGTTTACTCAAAAACCGGAAACCCTGATGACAACGGATATTTAACGTATGCTGGTAATCAGAGTGAAATAGAATCAAGGGTTAGTCCGGATTCTTTCAGAAACTATTATAGATTATATATGGACAATCCATATAATTATAATATGCCCCGCAGATTTAGAGTTGGTGTAATGGTAAGCTTCTAAAAAATTGAGAATAAAATATATCAAAATGAAAAAACTGAACATCATATTAATATTGATTTTTATATTCTCTTTAGCTTGGAACAGGGGATTTGCAGAAAAATACCTGTATGCCAAAAAGGGAAATAAGAAAGAGATTAAAAGCGTAGGAGCAGGGTGTTTGCCACCCACCTCCAGTCGCTACTTGCAGTTTAATAATGTAAAGGCGATGATTCACAATGGTGGTGATATGTGGTGGGACTTTAATAATGCCCAGTATTTTGTCCCCAAAAGTGGCCAGGCAAGTGCATTGTTCGCAGGTTCCATATGGGTCGGAGGAAAAGATTCTAATGGACAGCTTAGGTTAGCCGGACACAGATTTAGAGGTGTTGGGGTCGATTTTTATCCTGGACCACTTGTGGCTGAGGGCCCGAACAAAGGGAATGTTTCAGCGGAAATTTGCACACGCTATGACAGGCAGTATTACATTACCAAATCAATGGTGTCAGAGTTCATAGCTTATAGCCAATCTGAGAATCCTGATGAGGAATTTCCCGAATATACGATTCCTGAAGTTATTACAAATTGGCCGGCACACGGACCAACAGAGGATCAATATGATTATTTCCTGGCCCCATTTAAAGATGTAGATGGAGATGAAACTTATGATCCGGGAGCCGGTGATTATCCATATTATATATTCGACAGTCGTAATTACGACTGTAATACACGGCCTGTAAGGGAAGCCGAGGGTTTGACAAATGAAACTATGCAACTTTTTGGTGATGCAACACTTTGGTGGGTATATAACGACCGTGGAAATATTCACACAGAGACACAAGGAGATGCCATTGGAATGGAGTTTAGGGCACAAGCTTTTGCCTTTGCCACCAATGATGAACTCAATAATATGACTTTCTATAATTATCAAATTATTAACCGGTCATCATTTACCCTTAATGAAGCCTATTTTGGAGTCTGGACAGATGCAGATATGGGATACGCTTTTGATGATTTTGTCGGGACGGATGTCGTTCGTGGATTGGGGTATCTCTATAATGGCGAACTCGTTGATGGAGATGGAGAGGTTACTTCATACGGTGCGAATCCTCCAGCAATTGGTATCGACTTTTTTGAAGGACCATACAAAGATCCAACATTCGAAGATGATCTTACAAACTGGAATCCAGATGGCGAATTGGATTGTGATATAGGTTATCGATATGATGCTGATGGTAATATGGACACCAGTGTAAATGGTAGTAATATCAAATTTAATGGTAACATTAACGGGCTCAATTTCGGAGATGGAATTGCAGACAATGAACGTTGGGGAATGCGCCGGTTTATTTATTTCAATAATGCAGGTGGAGATTATGGTGACCCGGTTTATGCGCACGAATATTATAAATATCTGACCGGTTACTGGAAGAATGGTAAAAGGATGAACTATGGTGGTACAGGATACGATGGAACCACTGAAATTGATGCCGATTTCATGTTCCCCGGGCTTACTGATAAGTGTGATTGGGGTACTGGCGGCGAAACACCGGCCAATAAAAACTGGACAGAACAATCGGAAAACAATACGGCAGACGATCGACGTTTTGTGCAATCAGCAGGTCCATTTACCCTGGAACCCGGTAATGTTAATAACATCACCACCGGAGCTGTTTGGGCCAGATCTTATGAGAATTCTTTGTTGGCCAGCGCTGAAAAAGTAAGAAAAGCTGATGATAAGGCCCAGGCACTTTTTGAGAACTGTTTCCAACTTATTGATGGGCCTAATGCACCTGATTTAACTGTTATTCCGATGGATCAGAAATTCATTGTGCATATTTCTAACCCAACTAATTCAAATAACTACCTGGAGCAATACGAGCAAGAAGATTATCTTAACATTGGTACTGAATATGAAGATAAATTTTACCGTTTCCAGGGATACCAGGTTTACCAGGTTAAAAATGAAGATGTAACCTTAGATCAATTGCGCGATCCCTCCTACGCTAAGATTGTATTTCAGTGTGACCTTAAGGATGAGGTTGGCGATCTTGTAAATTATACTTTTGACCAGGAAATTGGCGGCCATTATCCTACTGTTATGGTGAATGCAAACAATGATGGTATCAGACATACATTTGAAATTACCAAAGACTTTTTTGCTGAATCTTCAGGCGGGCAATTAGTTAATAATAAAGAGTATTATTATGTTGCCATTGCCTATGCGCACAATAATTATAAGGACTATAGCCAGACAGATACAGCAGGATTTGACGGGCAAACACAACCTTACCTGTCTAGTCGCAAGGCCACTACAGGTGAGATCCCTGTATATGATGTAATACCACATCCACGAAATATGGACAATGGTGGTACAGAGCTTAATGCCAATTACGGTATACAGCCGGCAATTACAAAAGTTGAGGGAGCCGGAAACGGACAAAATTACCTCAAACTTGCGGATGGAGTAGAAGACAGTATTGTTGCAGGATATGAACTTGACGGTATTCGTTACCAGCAAGGACACGGGCCGATTAATGTAAAAATTATTAATCCGCTAAATATTACAGCCGGGACTTACTATGTAGGTATTTGCGCAGACTCTGTGCATTATCCTGCCCCTTTGGATGATTATTTCTACGAACAATCCGGAGAGCAATATAACGCCAGCCCTTATGATGGTTTTATAAAGGACAGTAAGTGGTATATCGCACAAAGAAATAATTTTGGCGGCTTGGATACCATTGCAGTTTCCAATACCTGGATGTCAGAGAAAAACGAAATATTATTTGATAGTCTTGGTATTTCAATTGATATCAATCAATACGGATTCCCTTTGCATGATCATATTAAAGATGTTAAGCTGAGACATCTGATTCAGTTCGATATCAATAATGGATTCCT is a window of Salinivirga cyanobacteriivorans DNA encoding:
- a CDS encoding TonB-dependent receptor — translated: MLRKILYVVLALISASALYAQSGSIKGTVTDAEKNEPVPFANVVVERNGNQITGTITDVNGNYTLKPVPAGRFTVLVSSVGYQKKQINGVLVNADKIRFLDIEMASTSVKLDEIEVVEYKVPLIDKDNTQTGGTVTSEDIEKMSGRSAESVAATVGGVYQEDGEVKSVRGAREEATTYYIDGIKVRGSKGLPKSAIEEVSVVTGGLAAKYGDATGGIISITTKGPSRQFFGSAELMTSVDGYFDNLAAVSLSGPLFSVKTTDPNDPTKVIKNTIAGYFLSAEATYTKDSRPFATDIWKVKDEVIDDLVQNPIVPDPYSPSTILSAQYLDKGDFEKIDAKENADNWGGNFSGKIDIKPFDGANITLGGNLTYNESNAFVRSYQFMNSDQNPQTHDLTWRAFGRYTQRFKSTEASEDQKASLIKNAYFTAQVDWTQQTGGLEHAEYGDDLFKYGYYGEYQIRSINSYQYGHDTASNYTGYIHDGFIETLDTVLSTPINEAAGRYNELYYENYNSANNIIPGYPTTTDLLLGGGYLNGDGFSGIQLPELGSIAVPGAVYNDYYKYDQRQLRATISGAADIGNHEISVGGEFEMRFDRQYRVSPTGLWSLARGYMNDHISELDLNNPEPGYVTDANGNIIYDPYGNPVFNDTVNYPRLLSTDNQYLFDLKFRQANSLEDTEWVNIDGYDPEDMDIAYFSADELYNNGNSLVSYYGYNHKGEQIDPDVSFNDFFTDYYIDEVGNRRYKREIPVYQPIYAAAYIQDKFAFKDLVFNVGLRLDYYDLNQKVLEDKFTFFEAYQVGDAGVDQDIASAIPGNIPDGATIYVQDYDAEAGNMKLNGFRDGETWYTATGEITNSPGVIEGGKGIQPYLKNPAGDTVGSPGYLNSFTDYNPQFVPMPRVSFSFPISDEALFFAHYDILTKRPSDGYARLSYINYLTIFSQSGSVLSNPDLRPEKTIDYELGFQQKLGKTSSLKISAFYREMRDMIQVRAVEGAFPVDYLTYDNLDFGTVKGFTTTFDLRRTNNVSLRASYTLQFAKGTGSDPTTALALVQAGQPNLRTIKPLDFDQTHAFVFTLDYRFSDGDNYNGPKLFGQDILANAGVNIVLNTGSGTPYSLRNVASGTLIGRINGSRMPWMTTMNMRVDKDFRIKLNKGEEDNNKHININVYADISNVLNTMNVTGVYSKTGNPDDNGYLTYAGNQSEIESRVSPDSFRNYYRLYMDNPYNYNMPRRFRVGVMVSF
- a CDS encoding T9SS type A sorting domain-containing protein, with the protein product MKKLNIILILIFIFSLAWNRGFAEKYLYAKKGNKKEIKSVGAGCLPPTSSRYLQFNNVKAMIHNGGDMWWDFNNAQYFVPKSGQASALFAGSIWVGGKDSNGQLRLAGHRFRGVGVDFYPGPLVAEGPNKGNVSAEICTRYDRQYYITKSMVSEFIAYSQSENPDEEFPEYTIPEVITNWPAHGPTEDQYDYFLAPFKDVDGDETYDPGAGDYPYYIFDSRNYDCNTRPVREAEGLTNETMQLFGDATLWWVYNDRGNIHTETQGDAIGMEFRAQAFAFATNDELNNMTFYNYQIINRSSFTLNEAYFGVWTDADMGYAFDDFVGTDVVRGLGYLYNGELVDGDGEVTSYGANPPAIGIDFFEGPYKDPTFEDDLTNWNPDGELDCDIGYRYDADGNMDTSVNGSNIKFNGNINGLNFGDGIADNERWGMRRFIYFNNAGGDYGDPVYAHEYYKYLTGYWKNGKRMNYGGTGYDGTTEIDADFMFPGLTDKCDWGTGGETPANKNWTEQSENNTADDRRFVQSAGPFTLEPGNVNNITTGAVWARSYENSLLASAEKVRKADDKAQALFENCFQLIDGPNAPDLTVIPMDQKFIVHISNPTNSNNYLEQYEQEDYLNIGTEYEDKFYRFQGYQVYQVKNEDVTLDQLRDPSYAKIVFQCDLKDEVGDLVNYTFDQEIGGHYPTVMVNANNDGIRHTFEITKDFFAESSGGQLVNNKEYYYVAIAYAHNNYKDYSQTDTAGFDGQTQPYLSSRKATTGEIPVYDVIPHPRNMDNGGTELNANYGIQPAITKVEGAGNGQNYLKLADGVEDSIVAGYELDGIRYQQGHGPINVKIINPLNITAGTYYVGICADSVHYPAPLDDYFYEQSGEQYNASPYDGFIKDSKWYIAQRNNFGGLDTIAVSNTWMSEKNEILFDSLGISIDINQYGFPLHDHIKDVKLRHLIQFDINNGFLGANLYYEDPEMPWINFIQDQEGQSFLNWIRAGKTVYDDNPEWSDVAGLDTASYYENILNRTWAPWALATDHTHGPRLIGTSFSHTSQGVVLPSVNVVITKNQEKWTRVPVFEMSESPSNSEGGAERFELRAAPSLNKALESSTATGPSQNPEDANYVSDSGWSWFPGYAVDVETGKRLNMAFGESSWLVGYNGRDMIWNPVETIISEDGTYVMGGKHYLYVFASDSSSLDGRYLPPYEGLFEFRDKLESSLPSYRPFAQWISMPYTRTGKAFDTYDEMPDNDVRIELRTAIPFNQGLGNDAVDNPMNSNYPLYKFNLDEFVPVVGSKSVAEDALETVNVVPNPYYGGNTYESGQVDYVVKITNLPPTCSIDIYNMAGTLVRSYEKDNASTIIEWDLKNNYRVPIAGGLYIIHVKAPGIGEKTLKWFGVLRPDDLSSF